Genomic DNA from Polycladomyces subterraneus:
CCCGGCAAAATATTTCCGACTTCATCAAAGAAAGCGTCGCTGTCGTAACCAACCCGGCGATCGACCGCGAACGGGAGATGGAGCATTTCTCCACCCGGGTGGTGTTGGGACGCCGTCCGCTCCTGAACAAGAAGGAAACCAATACCTCCTTGCGCGTGGAATTGCCTTCCCCGGTTCTGGTGGAAGGAAACGACGGGGTGGAGCTGCAATCGTCGCACGGCACGCTATCTTATGAGTCACTGGTACAATTATTTGAAGAAAAAGGGTTGACGGAGCGCCTTTCGCTTTCCTATCCGCGTGGAAGCTCAGTCAAAGAGCGGTTGGAAAAGCTGGCTGAACAGGCACTCAAAGCCGTACAGAGCGGCAAAAGCCTGTTGATCTTGGATGATGCGGGTTGCCATCAGGAGGACCGACTGTTCTTGGATCCGCACTTGGCTGTCTCCAAAGTGGATCAGGCACTAAAAGCCGCTCCGTGGCCGAAAGATAGCCAAAACTGGCGCCGCGAATGCAGCATCGTACTTCGCTCAGCCGCCCTGCGTTCGTTGCACGATATTGCCATCGCCGTCGGTTTGGGCGCAGATGCGGTCAACCCGTACCTGATGTTCGCCACCATTGTCGGGAAAGAGAACAAATCCGCCGCCAACCTGTTTGACGCGATCAACAAAGGATTGGAGAAAATTATCTCCACGATCGGAATTCACGAATTACGCGGTTATGCCCGGTTGTTCTCATCGATCGGTCTGTATCCGGAAATCGCCGATGTGCTCAATATCGTCAACTACTGCGGTACGGAACGGGCCGGCACGTCTTGGAGCGACCTGGAAAAAGATGCGGAGGCTCGTTACGAGGACTATGCTTCCAAAAAAGCTAAACCGGCCAAAACATTCCATCTCTGGCCGCGGGTATGGAAGTCCATCGGCCAAGTCGCCTCTGGCGCAATCTCGTATCGCGAATTTGCGGAAAAGTTGGAGGATCTGGAAAAGCAAAACCCCATCAGCTTGCGCCATGTGGCCGATCTAGACCTGGATCGGGTAACGCCGGTTGACCCGGATGAAGTGGACATCAGCGTGGGGGATCATGACCTGCCGCTCGTGATTTCGTCCATGTCGTTCGGTTCTCAACACGAAACCGCCTTCCGTGCATATGCCGAAGCGGCAGAACGGCTGAACATGGTCAGCCTCAATGGTGAAGGCGGAGAGATCAAAGACATGCTCGGCAAATATCCGCGTACGCGCGGACACCAGATCGCATCCGGCCGGTTCGGTGTCAACGTGGAGTTGGTCAACTCCGCCCTGCTTCTGGAGATCAAAATCGGGCAAGGCGCCAAACCGGGTGAAGGCGGACACTTGCCCGGGGTCAAAGTTTCCCAAAAAGTGGCCGCGGCGCGGAATGCTTCGCCTGGAGTCGATCTGATCTCGCCGTCGAACAACCACGACATCTATTCGATCGAGGATTTGGCGCAAATCATTACTGAGCTGAAAACGGCCAACAAATTCGCCAAAGTCATCGTCAAAGTGCCCATCGTTCCCAACATCGGCACGATTGCCGTCGGGATCGCCAAAGCGGGTGCAGACATCATCACCTTGAGCGGATTTGACGGCGGCACTGGTGCCGCACGGGTACACGCTCTGCAGCATGTGGGCCTGCCCGCGGAGATCGGCGTCAAAGCTGCCCACAATGCATTGGTAGAAGCCGGTATCCGCGATCAAGTTGAACTGTGGGCGGACGGTGGGCTGAAGAGCGGTTTGGACGTCATCAAAATGATGCTGCTCGGAGCCAACCGTATCGGATTCGGTACCTTGGCGATGTTGGCCATCGGATGTACGACCTGTCGCGGTTGTCACTTGGATACGTGCCACGTGGGGATCGCCACGCAGATCGAATCGATGGAGGAAGCGGAAGAAAAAGGTTTGCGCCGCTTCGTTCCCCGCGTATACGAAGATGCCGTCAATTCGCTAGTACGCCTGTTTTCCGCGTTCGGCGAAGAAATCCGCAGGTTGACGGCACAACTCGGATTTACGCGCACGCAAGACTTGGTCGGACGCTCCGACTTGTTGAAACAAGTACGTGAATTGGAGCGCGTGGACCTGTCCGACCTGTTGCACCCGATCGCCATCGATTGGAGGCAGACTGCGGCAAGCGAAATCGCCGTCACGTCACAATCTGACGATCTCAAAGTGGCGGTTGGAGCTGAAGCTGAAGCCATCTTGGCGGACAGGATCACGTTCGATCGTCCGGTATCTGAGTCGTATGCAGGCGTCAACAGCACGGATCGCGTCATGGGAAGCCGGGTCTCCGGGGCCCGAGTCCGCAACCGTCTGGACGGTAGCTATGCCCAGTTGCCGGAAGTGTCGCTCACATTCAAAGACGGCTCGATTCCGGGCAACGGCTTTGCCGCATTCAACGCGGAAGGCATCCGGATGGTGGTCCATGGCGGTGCACAGGATGGCGTGGGCAAAACGGCGTTCGGT
This window encodes:
- a CDS encoding glutamate synthase-related protein, which produces MRKVNADIGRFQNLLSEEHDSCGIVAIIEKNGKPTRANLLDTIDALIKMEHRSGFINGEGDGCGILTDIPRALWAQKLTQAGYPSEWAYEETFAVAHLFVPKRGDMTLSSLQDRIRKILKDNGLRILVEAIDAVNSHVLGKNGRADEPHFWQIALRAESAERLPARLFDLVIQLERDFPLQVASFSNRTVVYKVMGAANLLPKYFHDLGKAEFQTVATIGHNRYSTNTLSNFFRVQPFSLLGHNGEINTVRKLGDEAHMIGVPLAEGGSDSQDLNRVMETLIHRYEFSLLEAIEMVFPPIINEIHQLPTELQDLYTYYRQAWGPFAQGPAGIVSRYGDECAFRVDALGLRPLWMLESERCFYFSSEQGIIPVDRMVSEPKPLAPGETVGVRLSPTVTFIPNHELQQIVLERAKQHVDFQEYRQYLSRLPHSSATPQETQPATDQAYAAFGWDREQIQLVEQMADTGSDPIRSLGHDGPLAALSKSRQNISDFIKESVAVVTNPAIDREREMEHFSTRVVLGRRPLLNKKETNTSLRVELPSPVLVEGNDGVELQSSHGTLSYESLVQLFEEKGLTERLSLSYPRGSSVKERLEKLAEQALKAVQSGKSLLILDDAGCHQEDRLFLDPHLAVSKVDQALKAAPWPKDSQNWRRECSIVLRSAALRSLHDIAIAVGLGADAVNPYLMFATIVGKENKSAANLFDAINKGLEKIISTIGIHELRGYARLFSSIGLYPEIADVLNIVNYCGTERAGTSWSDLEKDAEARYEDYASKKAKPAKTFHLWPRVWKSIGQVASGAISYREFAEKLEDLEKQNPISLRHVADLDLDRVTPVDPDEVDISVGDHDLPLVISSMSFGSQHETAFRAYAEAAERLNMVSLNGEGGEIKDMLGKYPRTRGHQIASGRFGVNVELVNSALLLEIKIGQGAKPGEGGHLPGVKVSQKVAAARNASPGVDLISPSNNHDIYSIEDLAQIITELKTANKFAKVIVKVPIVPNIGTIAVGIAKAGADIITLSGFDGGTGAARVHALQHVGLPAEIGVKAAHNALVEAGIRDQVELWADGGLKSGLDVIKMMLLGANRIGFGTLAMLAIGCTTCRGCHLDTCHVGIATQIESMEEAEEKGLRRFVPRVYEDAVNSLVRLFSAFGEEIRRLTAQLGFTRTQDLVGRSDLLKQVRELERVDLSDLLHPIAIDWRQTAASEIAVTSQSDDLKVAVGAEAEAILADRITFDRPVSESYAGVNSTDRVMGSRVSGARVRNRLDGSYAQLPEVSLTFKDGSIPGNGFAAFNAEGIRMVVHGGAQDGVGKTAFGGRVSILKSPGANGVMINGSVGKSFCYGAQKGLFIVQGNADSRAGIRLSGADVIIGGEPSGPIRDDLGMIGARANIKGFAFEYMTNGRAVVMGDPGPWICAGMTGGRVYLRLIPELGLDQQALQRRIAKGAKVSLQPLDDQGERDIRELLGYYREELERSGQQAEAEKVAQLVKDPRASFMQVIPHKVQADPSISTE